The proteins below come from a single Zea mays cultivar B73 chromosome 8, Zm-B73-REFERENCE-NAM-5.0, whole genome shotgun sequence genomic window:
- the LOC103635523 gene encoding chaperone protein dnaJ 49, producing the protein MDGNKDEALRSVKLAKSAFASGDRQRAEKLIKIAQRLDPGLPLDDLLSPVEKVGILNISTCKDKTERGQALLYPKTTKESVGPLNVDKAYTEENIRVVQDIRKKKDYYAVLGVERRCTVEEIRKAYRRLSLKVHPDKNKVPGAEDAFKMVSKAFKCLSNDQSRRTYDQTGTTEDHEFNEQYPNVMRRGAARRRRPARSGFYNYEEDFDPDEIFRSFYGTHDNMFHPQYTYRARGTGRQQQQRREHSVEGGSSINLTVFIHLVVVLFIVSLAFIPARQAEYSLQQTNYFPISKVTQKQGVEYFVSKQDFDQQFPQGSQSRENLERHVLMDYKSMLGRYCHVELQRRQWAKDYPTPRCDKLRELSVAQNVHMPSV; encoded by the coding sequence ATGGATGGGAACAAAGATGAGGCATTGAGATCTGTCAAGCTTGCAAAATCTGCATTTGCATCTGGGGATAGGCAGCGCGCAGAAAAATTAATTAAAATTGCTCAAAGATTGGACCCTGGTCTTCCACTTGATGATTTGCTGAGCCCAGTTGAGAAGGTTGGCATCCTGAATATTTCTACTTGCAAAGACAAGACTGAAAGAGGACAAGCTCTTTTATAcccaaaaacaacaaaagaatcTGTTGGTCCTTTAAATGTTGATAAGGCTTACACTGAGGAGAATATTAGAGTGGTTCAGGATATCAGGAAAAAGAAGGATTACTATGCAGTTCTCGGAGTAGAGAGAAGATGCACTGTGGAGGAAATTAGGAAGGCATACAGGAGGTTATCACTGAAGGTTCATCCTGACAAGAACAAGGTTCCTGGGGCAGAAGATGCTTTCAAGATGGTAAGCAAGGCTTTCAAGTGCCTAAGCAATGATCAGTCGCGGAGGACTTATGATCAGACAGGCACCACTGAGGACCATGAATTCAATGAGCAATATCCCAATGTCATGAGGCGGGGAGCTGCTAGGCGGAGAAGGCCAGCAAGAAGTGGCTTCTATAACTATGAAGAAGATTTTGATCCAGATGAGATATTCAGGTCCTTTTATGGCACCCATGATAATATGTTCCATCCCCAGTATACCTACAGGGCTAGGGGAACAGGCAGGCAACAGCAACAGAGAAGGGAGCATTCAGTGGAGGGTGGTTCCAGCATAAATCTAACAGTGTTTATTCACCTTGTAGTAGTACTGTTTATTGTTTCGCTTGCATTTATTCCAGCGCGTCAAGCTGAGTATTCGCTGCAACAGACAAATTACTTCCCCATTTCAAAGGTCACTCAAAAACAAGGAGTGGAGTACTTCGTCAGCAAACAAGATTTTGATCAGCAGTTTCCACAGGGTAGTCAGTCTAGAGAGAATCTTGAACGGCATGTTCTGATGGACTATAAGAGTATGCTTGGAAGATATTGCCATGTGGAACTCCAACGTCGTCAATGGGCCAAGGACTACCCTACACCTCGCTGTGACAAGCTAAGGGAGCTGTCTGTGGCGCAGAATGTGCATATGCCATCAGTTTGA